A window of the Limanda limanda chromosome 8, fLimLim1.1, whole genome shotgun sequence genome harbors these coding sequences:
- the si:dkeyp-19e1.3 gene encoding USP6 N-terminal-like protein — MKKDIETLIAEERADIISKYDKGRQEGVRIDPWEDADYSIFKVTDRFGFLHEEELPTPSALEEKHKQHEMERVEKWLKMVKNWDKYRNTEKLVKRVYKGIPLQLRGQAWALLLDIEKVKKDNEGKYEKMKLQARDFSTEIKQIDLDVNRTFRNHIMFMDRFGVKQQALFHVLAAYSVYNTEVSYCQGMSQIAAILLMYLNEEDAFWALSQLLTNSKHAMHGFFIPGFPKLHRFQAHHELVLSKMLPKLKKHMDKEQMTTGIYTTKWFLQCFIDRTPFTLTLRLWDIYVLEGDKTLTAMAYTTLKLHKKRLQKFQLEDLREFIQEKLGASYFLPDDVVVEQLQAAMSELRSKKLDQSPPAKPDELPKEPLGQERPVLLLPLPPDSPPEIKVALQPQSPPDTESQRSDSNTQHNACPAEAPGSRSVSGTNTPSLPSPDPGVAHTQRTPSPIRPCRAPPLPPKTIKPCPAVGLDRDVNETLPECSQSRDGGEPEITPGDLETKEEPVEWPPPYIPPPLDPPTMQVEEDIMDLPDLPPPPFSFAEQIDERRLDCESPRPGSRTRPEPPRRAPSPGSDSPLVTQKPPVSPNVTQRKPLPPPKPFLPCSLTSSPRLPPPKPTKFPVSLYVPVPAGSRRPSNTSQYDNLDEEDPCVERLLGSTPEEHPSMHGNPPHTINRDYDPSRNPLPPPPVFIPPSPTPPSLGALPSLPQEPEFEGEHSWVEDSILPPPPPSFADRLTPLPCSVASCPDAHRAPSPGYSKPFSRGPRDRSAFPAPLLYTRSPPGSSRSSGQSAVGVPLVRSSPDFCRMPPGGQPLPKSVTF; from the exons GGAAGGCAGGAGGGTGTCAGGATTGACCCATGGGAGGATGCTGACTACAGCATCTTTAAGGTCACAGATCGCTTCGGCTTCCTGCA TGAGGAAGAACTGCCAACACCCAGTGCGCTTGAAGAGAAG CACAAGCAGCACGAGATGGAGCGAGTGGAGAAATGGCTGAAGATGGTGAAGAACTGGGACAAGTACAGGAACACTGAAAAG ttggTGAAGCGCGTGTATAAAGGCATCCCTCTGCAGCTGAGAGGCCAGGCATGGGCCTTGCTCCTGGACATAGAGAAAGTCAAAAAGGATAACGAGGGAAAATACGAg AAAATGAAGCTGCAGGCTCGTGACTTCTCCACAGAGATCAAGCAGATCGACCTGGACGTCAACCGAACGTTTAGGAACCACATCATGTTCATGGACCGCTTCGGAGTCAA GCAGCAGGCGCTCTTTCACGTACTAGCTGCCTACTCCGTCTACAACACG GAGGTGAGCTACTGCCAAGGGATGAGTCAGATCGCTGCCATCTTGCTCATGTATCTGAACGAGGAAGATGCCTTCTGGGCTCTGTCCCAGCTCCTCACCAACAGCAAGCATGCCATGCACG GGTTCTTCATCCCGGGCTTTCCCAAGCTGCACCGCTTCCAGGCCCACCACGAGCTGGTCCTCTCCAAAATGCTGCCAAAGCTGAAGAAACACATG GACAAGGAGCAGATGACAACAGGGATCTACACGACCAAATGGTTCCTCCAGTGCTTCATTGACAGA ACTCCGTTCACCCTCACCCTGCGTTTATGGGACATTTACGTACTGGAGGGAGACAAGACGCTGACCGCCATGGCGTACACAACCCTCAAGTTGCACAAGA AGCGTCTGCAGAAGTTCCAGTTAGAGGACCTGAGGGAGTTTATCCAGGAGAAGCTGGGTGCTTCCTACTTCCTGCCTGATGATGTGGTGGTTGAGCAGTTACAGGCGGCCATGTCTGAGCTACGCAGTAAGAAGCTGGACCAGTCTCCTCCAG CCAAGCCAGACGAGCTGCCAAAGGAACCTCTGGGTCAGGAGAGGCCGGTTCTCCTCCTGCCGCTGCCGCCGGACTCGCCTCCGGAGATCAAAGTAGCTCTGCAGCCCCAGAGCCCTCCAGACACAGAGAGCCAGCGATCAgacagcaacacacaacacaacgcCTGTCCCGCAGAAGCTCCGGGTTCAAGAAGCGTCTCCGGCACAAACACACCTTCATTGCCTTCACCAGACCCAGGTGTAgcccacacacaaagaacaccTTCTCCTATAAGGCCTTGCAGAGCACCTCCTTTACCTCCGAAAACAATCAAGCCTTGTCCTGCGGTCGGGTTGGACAGAGACGTGAATGAGACGCTACCAGAGTGCAGCCAGagcagagacggaggagaacCAGAGATCACGCCTGGAGACCTGGAGACCAAGGAGGAGCCGGTGGAGTGGCCCCCACCTTACATacctcctcctctggatcctCCTACCATGCAGGTTGAGGAAGACATCATGGACCTCCCAGATCTGCCTCCTCCACCTTTCTCCTTCGCTGAGCAGATTGACGAACGGCGTCTGGATTGTGAATCTCCTCGTCCAGGGAGTAGGACCAGACCAGAGCCCCCCCGCCGCGCTCCCTCTCCGGGCTCAGACTCACCGCTGGTCACTCAGAAACCACCGGTGTCTCCCAATgtcacacagaggaaacctcTTCCTCCCCCGAAGCCTTTCCTCCCCTgttccctcacctcctctcccagaCTTCCTCCGCCGAAGCCGACCAAGTTCCCGGTGTCTCTCTACGtcccggtgccggccggcagCCGACGACCGTCCAACACCTCCCAGTACGACAACCTGGATGAGGAGGACCCCTGCGTGGAGCGGCTGCTGGGCTCCACTCCTGAGGAACATCCCAGCATGCACGGCAACCCTCCGCACACAATCAATAGAGATTACGACCCTTCTCGCAACCCTTTGCCTCCACCTCCtgtcttcatccctccttctcccacTCCTCCCTCGCTGGGCGCCCTCCCCAGTTTGCCACAGGAGCCTGAATTTGAAGGAGAGCACAGCTGGGTGGAGGACTCtatcctcccccctcctccacccagTTTCGCCGACAGACTCACCCCCCTCCCGTGCAGCGTGGCCAGCTGTCCGGACGCACACAGAGCTCCCTCGCCCGGTTACTCCAAGCCTTTCTCCCGAGGCCCCAGGGACCGTTCTGCCTTCCCAGCACCGCTCCTGTACACCAGGTCTCCCCCGGGCAGCTCCAGGTCCTCGGGACAGTCTGCAGTAGGTGTCCCGTTGGTTCGATCCAGCCCAGACTTTTGCAggatgccccctggtggccagccGCTGCCCAAATCAGTGACATTTTGA